TAAAAAAGTTGGACCATTTGAAGatcataaattttatatatggtatAGATATGTCATTGCctgaattatataaaaaatgaaaaaaataaaaataaaaaaatctccaATTTCCTTGCATATTATATACTCCATCGACCatcaattattataaattttcaaGCCGTTGCAACTTCTGAGTTTCCCCTCTTCTTCGAAAAAATCCCTCCAAAAAATGGTATCAATTGCTTCATTACCTTCCTCCTGATAGAAGGTTGCCTTTGCAACACAGTCTCGGCGCTGGTCGATGGCTGCACATAAATGACTCGAGCCACCGATGGGGGGTTTGCGAATGTCACGTATTTCTTCTTTTGGAACTCGATCTTCTGACCACCATTGCTTGTATCCGTTTTCACGTGCTCGACTGGTTCATTCGATTCCTCGACGAACTTGAGGTCTTCCTCGACTTCAAGGTCTAACGCGCGCGTGTCGGTTACATGTGTCTTTAGTTGGTTGAGCTCCCTTTTGGTTTGTTCAAGTTCTTGTTGCAAAGAAGAGAGGTATTTGGCCATTTGCATGCTTTCTTCACGTGCCCTTACTAGGCTTTGTCTTGTGACTTCTAGCTCGGTTTCGTGGTCGTCTTCGTCTGCTCCGTCTTGCATCTGGTTCACATATAATTATAGTTATGATTTAAAATctgtatatacatacatacacacacatatacgcTATATGTATAATACAGATTTAAAACTTTGAACTAATATTTACAAGAAGAAAAGTATAAACTAAAACTATTCCGACTTGTTAGGACAAATCTGAGAAAGAAACATATGAAGAAGAGGAATCGAGTAGTGACAATATTATTCGACCCGCGAAataaaaat
This window of the Primulina tabacum isolate GXHZ01 chromosome 12, ASM2559414v2, whole genome shotgun sequence genome carries:
- the LOC142520965 gene encoding WEB family protein At1g75720, producing the protein MEGFHEMPTANKAEIDTSSPFRSVKEAVMLFGERVLAGEVYANYKLKEMQDGADEDDHETELEVTRQSLVRAREESMQMAKYLSSLQQELEQTKRELNQLKTHVTDTRALDLEVEEDLKFVEESNEPVEHVKTDTSNGGQKIEFQKKKYVTFANPPSVARVIYVQPSTSAETVLQRQPSIRRKVMKQLIPFFGGIFSKKRGNSEVATA